A stretch of the Nitratifractor salsuginis DSM 16511 genome encodes the following:
- a CDS encoding MalY/PatB family protein gives MADLERVEDFPRYVDRRGTGSSKWDAVTERFGVADALPLWVADGDFSAPKAVQEAIRKRAEHPIYGYSEYTEGFYESIEDWYRRRFGWEIEREWIVPEHGVVLSLNLAIEAYTEVGEGVIVQTPIYPPFLKAVRHHRRKLLENPLQVTPEGCRIDFDDLEAKASEAKLLLLCSPHNPSGRAWSDEELERIAEIAEKYDLIVVSDEIHSDIVYTRPHRPLASLPGMRERSLVLHAPSKTFNIAGLNTSYALIPNDSLRRRYIAAHERAGLDNGNVFGIVALEAAYREGEAWLEAMLEIYRENIAYVRDFLAQHTPKIRPLPVEATYLIWLDCRELGLEDEALQSFFLQEAQLALNPGISFGKEGSGFMRLNVATSGENLEEAMTRLERAYRERFA, from the coding sequence GTGGCCGATTTGGAACGAGTAGAGGATTTTCCCCGTTATGTGGACCGTCGGGGGACCGGCTCTTCCAAATGGGATGCTGTCACCGAGCGTTTCGGTGTGGCCGATGCATTGCCTCTTTGGGTGGCCGACGGGGATTTCTCGGCACCCAAGGCGGTGCAGGAGGCGATCCGCAAACGGGCGGAGCACCCCATATACGGCTACAGCGAATACACGGAGGGTTTCTACGAATCGATCGAGGATTGGTACCGCCGCCGTTTTGGTTGGGAGATCGAGCGGGAGTGGATCGTCCCCGAGCACGGAGTGGTCCTTTCGCTCAATCTGGCGATCGAAGCCTACACCGAAGTGGGGGAGGGGGTGATCGTCCAGACGCCGATCTATCCTCCTTTTCTCAAAGCGGTCCGCCATCACCGGCGCAAATTGCTGGAGAACCCTCTGCAGGTGACTCCTGAAGGGTGCCGGATCGATTTCGACGATCTGGAAGCGAAAGCTTCCGAAGCGAAACTTCTGCTGCTTTGCTCCCCCCACAACCCTTCCGGGCGGGCCTGGAGCGACGAAGAGCTGGAGCGGATCGCCGAGATTGCCGAGAAGTACGATCTGATCGTAGTTTCCGATGAGATCCACAGCGACATCGTCTACACGCGGCCCCATCGTCCCTTAGCCTCCCTACCGGGGATGCGGGAGCGCAGTCTGGTGCTTCACGCTCCCTCCAAGACCTTCAACATCGCCGGCCTCAACACCTCCTATGCCCTGATTCCCAACGATTCGCTGCGTCGGCGTTATATAGCGGCCCACGAGCGTGCCGGACTCGACAACGGCAATGTCTTCGGGATCGTCGCCCTGGAGGCGGCCTATCGGGAGGGGGAGGCCTGGCTGGAAGCGATGCTGGAGATCTATCGGGAGAATATCGCTTATGTGCGGGATTTTCTGGCGCAGCATACGCCGAAGATCCGTCCCCTGCCTGTAGAGGCCACCTATCTGATCTGGCTCGATTGCCGGGAATTGGGGCTGGAGGATGAGGCTCTGCAATCCTTTTTTCTCCAAGAAGCGCAGCTCGCCCTCAATCCGGGTATCTCCTTCGGCAAAGAGGGGAGCGGATTTATGCGGCTCAATGTCGCCACGTCCGGTGAAAACCTGGAAGAGGCGATGACGCGGCTGGAGAGGGCCTACAGGGAGCGCTTCGCATGA
- the dacB gene encoding D-alanyl-D-alanine carboxypeptidase/D-alanyl-D-alanine endopeptidase: MMRILGLLWLLISALPLAAYLPPEIHTLLDKDHIAPSQVSIYITPVKKGAALAKHNVDTRRKPASVIKLTTTYSALREFGPRWRWPTRFYYSGNFAHGVISGDLIVKAYGDPTLSCKDIPSIVKRLKKIGVRRIEGGLLIDRSFFAVGDRIHSSFDEHPYSEYNAMPDALMFDDHLCRIIVDPHSGRPEAQKKVPDPGYRILNNLKVTDQACRGRYSWPNVRVHEENGVATVSLSGALSKRCAPRYVSLVLSHPYQAFNGALRQVLQAAGITLAGPMRLGRVSEGARELLTHTSRPLIEILAKTNKKSNNLYARHIFLLLGAKRYGAPATLEKGRRAVKAILGARGILGEETILDNGCGLSRKTRTTARALHRLLQDAYRSYGWTWLGALAIAGVDGTVARRYRHSPVRRHAWLKTGTLKDAKNIAGYVKGRSGTLYNVVILYNGPERWKGKLLQDQILEWIVKNK, encoded by the coding sequence ATGATGCGTATACTCGGCCTGCTCTGGCTGCTGATTTCGGCCCTTCCCCTCGCGGCCTATCTGCCCCCCGAGATCCATACTCTGCTGGACAAAGATCACATTGCACCCTCCCAGGTCAGCATCTATATCACTCCGGTGAAAAAGGGCGCTGCCCTGGCCAAGCACAATGTCGATACCCGTCGTAAACCCGCTTCGGTCATCAAGCTGACGACTACCTATTCCGCTCTGCGGGAGTTCGGTCCCCGATGGCGTTGGCCCACCCGCTTCTATTACAGCGGGAATTTTGCGCACGGTGTGATCAGCGGGGACCTGATCGTCAAAGCGTATGGAGACCCTACTCTCTCCTGCAAAGATATCCCCTCCATCGTCAAGCGTCTCAAAAAGATAGGAGTGCGCCGTATCGAGGGAGGGTTGCTGATCGACCGGAGCTTTTTTGCTGTGGGCGATCGGATCCATTCGAGTTTCGACGAACACCCCTACAGCGAATACAACGCCATGCCCGACGCTCTGATGTTCGACGATCATCTTTGCCGGATCATCGTAGATCCGCACAGCGGACGCCCCGAAGCCCAGAAAAAGGTTCCTGATCCCGGCTACAGGATCCTCAACAATCTCAAAGTGACGGACCAGGCGTGCCGGGGACGTTACAGTTGGCCCAATGTCCGGGTACACGAAGAGAACGGCGTGGCGACGGTCAGTCTGAGCGGCGCCCTTTCGAAGCGTTGTGCCCCCCGTTACGTTTCGCTGGTGTTGAGCCATCCCTATCAGGCGTTTAACGGGGCTCTGCGGCAGGTGCTTCAGGCGGCGGGGATCACCCTGGCGGGCCCTATGCGGCTGGGCAGGGTGTCTGAGGGAGCCAGGGAACTGCTCACCCACACTTCCCGCCCGCTCATAGAGATCCTGGCCAAGACCAACAAAAAATCCAACAACCTCTACGCGCGGCACATCTTTTTGCTCCTGGGGGCCAAGCGCTACGGCGCACCCGCTACATTGGAGAAAGGGCGCCGGGCCGTCAAGGCGATCCTGGGTGCGCGGGGGATTTTGGGGGAGGAGACGATCCTGGACAACGGCTGCGGACTTAGCCGCAAGACCCGCACGACCGCACGTGCCCTTCATCGTTTGCTGCAGGACGCTTACCGCAGCTATGGCTGGACTTGGCTGGGGGCTTTGGCCATCGCGGGGGTGGACGGGACCGTCGCTCGCCGTTATCGCCACTCTCCCGTGCGGCGCCACGCCTGGCTCAAGACCGGAACCCTCAAAGATGCCAAGAACATCGCGGGCTACGTCAAGGGTCGTTCCGGCACACTCTATAATGTCGTGATCCTCTACAACGGCCCCGAGCGCTGGAAAGGCAAGCTGCTTCAGGACCAGATTTTGGAGTGGATCGTCAAGAATAAATGA